One genomic segment of Thermoanaerobacterium sp. PSU-2 includes these proteins:
- a CDS encoding transketolase — MNDVLDLKVKATQIRLDIINMIYESKSGHIGGSLSSADILTVLYYNVMNIDPNNPKWEERDRFILSKGHSVEAYYSVLADKGYFPKEELKTYCKFGTRLIGHPNNKIPGVEMNTGALGHGLSIAVGMALGAKMDNKSFRVFTLMGDGELAEGSNWEAAMAASHYKLNNLIGIVDRNRLQISGSTEEVMSLEPLEDKWKSFGWDVLTTDGNDIERLLDIFNVAIASTNDKPKLILAYTTKGKGISFIENKANWHHRVPTEEEYKAAVSELREQMEVYLNEQNIK, encoded by the coding sequence TTGAATGATGTTTTAGATCTAAAGGTAAAAGCTACACAAATTCGACTTGATATAATTAACATGATTTATGAATCTAAATCTGGACATATTGGTGGTTCACTTTCGTCTGCAGATATACTTACTGTATTGTACTATAATGTAATGAATATAGATCCAAACAATCCTAAGTGGGAAGAAAGAGATAGATTTATTTTAAGTAAGGGACATTCAGTAGAGGCATATTATAGTGTTCTTGCCGATAAAGGTTATTTTCCAAAAGAAGAGTTAAAAACGTATTGTAAATTTGGCACAAGGCTTATTGGGCATCCAAACAATAAAATACCTGGTGTAGAAATGAATACAGGAGCGCTTGGACATGGATTGTCCATTGCAGTTGGTATGGCATTAGGTGCAAAAATGGATAATAAATCTTTCCGCGTGTTTACTCTTATGGGAGATGGAGAACTTGCTGAAGGTTCTAATTGGGAGGCTGCTATGGCTGCATCTCACTATAAATTAAATAATCTTATAGGAATTGTTGATAGAAATAGACTTCAAATTAGTGGAAGTACAGAAGAAGTAATGTCTCTTGAGCCGCTGGAAGATAAATGGAAAAGCTTTGGCTGGGATGTGTTAACTACTGATGGCAATGATATTGAAAGACTTTTAGATATTTTTAATGTGGCTATAGCATCTACTAATGATAAGCCCAAACTTATATTAGCATACACAACAAAAGGCAAAGGAATTAGCTTCATAGAAAATAAAGCAAATTGGCACCACCGAGTTCCTACTGAGGAGGAATATAAAGCTGCAGTTTCTGAGTTGAGAGAGCAAATGGAGGTTTATTTGAATGAACAAAATATCAAATAA
- the glpK gene encoding glycerol kinase GlpK, with protein sequence MTDSCIIAIDQSTSGTKAMVVDKYGKVIAKSNKEHKQYYPNPGWVEQDPLEIYNNVKAVIKDVINKLNFPTSYIKAISITNQRETVVVWDKETGKPIYNAIVWQCRRTSDVCMRLKEQGVEKSIKNKTGLLLNPYFSATKVKWILDNVEGAREKANKGKLLLGTIDSWLLWNFTNGKVHATDYTNASRTLLFNIRTLKWDEELLKIFDIPLNMLPKVISSNDVFGYTNCDGILNGEVPITGIIGDSQGALFGQNCFEAGMIKATYGTGSSIMMNVGQNFIDAERGLVTSIAWGIDKSVEYVLEGIVNSTGDTLKWLKDNLEIFKDYDELEELISNLKSNEGVYLIPAFSGLGIPYWNMDAKAAIVGMTRGVKKEHIIRVALESIAYQIKDAIDVMKEESGIAPKELRVDGGATNNKFLMQFQADLLGIKVIKTENEDLSALGSAYMAGLGIKLWDSKDEIIKLRGNEYVYSPNLNVKEEMDRLYSGWKNAVKMILT encoded by the coding sequence ATGACTGATAGTTGTATTATTGCTATAGATCAAAGCACATCGGGGACAAAAGCCATGGTTGTTGATAAATATGGCAAAGTAATTGCAAAAAGCAATAAAGAACATAAGCAGTATTATCCTAATCCAGGGTGGGTAGAACAAGATCCGTTAGAAATATATAACAATGTAAAGGCAGTAATAAAAGATGTAATAAATAAATTAAACTTTCCAACGTCTTATATAAAAGCGATATCTATTACAAATCAAAGAGAAACAGTTGTTGTATGGGACAAAGAAACGGGAAAACCTATTTATAATGCTATAGTATGGCAGTGTAGAAGAACTTCTGATGTGTGTATGCGACTCAAAGAACAAGGTGTTGAAAAATCAATAAAAAATAAAACGGGATTGCTTTTAAACCCCTATTTTTCAGCTACAAAAGTGAAGTGGATATTGGATAATGTTGAAGGAGCTAGGGAAAAGGCAAACAAAGGTAAATTGTTGCTTGGTACAATAGATTCCTGGCTTTTGTGGAATTTTACAAATGGAAAAGTACACGCAACTGATTATACAAATGCTAGCAGGACGCTACTTTTTAATATAAGAACTCTTAAATGGGATGAAGAACTATTAAAAATTTTTGATATACCTTTAAATATGTTACCTAAAGTAATATCATCGAATGATGTATTTGGTTATACAAATTGTGATGGAATACTCAATGGGGAAGTGCCAATAACAGGAATAATTGGTGACTCTCAAGGAGCCCTTTTTGGACAAAATTGTTTTGAAGCAGGTATGATAAAAGCTACATACGGCACTGGATCTTCAATCATGATGAATGTAGGTCAAAATTTCATAGATGCGGAAAGGGGGTTGGTAACATCTATTGCTTGGGGAATAGACAAGAGTGTAGAATACGTGCTTGAAGGTATTGTCAATAGTACAGGAGATACTCTTAAATGGCTAAAAGATAATTTGGAGATTTTTAAAGACTATGATGAACTAGAAGAATTAATTTCTAATTTAAAAAGTAATGAAGGCGTTTACTTAATTCCTGCATTTTCAGGACTTGGTATTCCATATTGGAATATGGATGCAAAAGCAGCCATAGTTGGCATGACCAGAGGTGTAAAAAAAGAACATATAATTAGAGTTGCATTAGAATCGATAGCATATCAAATTAAAGATGCTATTGATGTAATGAAAGAAGAATCTGGAATAGCTCCAAAAGAATTAAGAGTTGATGGAGGGGCAACCAATAATAAATTTTTAATGCAATTTCAAGCGGATTTGCTGGGTATAAAAGTTATTAAAACAGAAAATGAAGATTTATCAGCATTAGGTTCTGCATATATGGCTGGACTTGGCATTAAGTTATGGGATAGTAAGGATGAAATTATAAAGCTAAGAGGAAATGAATATGTTTATTCACCCAATTTAAATGTAAAAGAAGAAATGGATAGGCTTTATAGCGGTTGGAAAAACGCCGTAAAAATGATATTGACATGA
- a CDS encoding DUF5605 domain-containing protein: MNNFVEKWGLFEASFEGPRNGNPYIDVNFEAIFKHEEILIKVNGFYDGDGIYKVRFMPNILGEWTFITESNVSSLRGLSGSFVCVEPSKKNHGHVRVKDKFYFEYSDGTPYYPFGTTCYAWIHQQLELQEKTLETLKRSPFNKLRMCVFPKHYDYNHNEPILYPFEGSLDKGFDFSKYNPEFFRHLEKRILDLQEIGIECDLILFHPYDRWGFSKMGVENDDRYVKYIVSRLSSFRNIWWSMANEYDLMEFLKMKNHEDWDRLAKIVQENDLYGHLMSIHNWKKIYDFNKQWVTHCSIQRIDVYKTSENTDEWRRHFNKPIVIDECAYEGNIEHGWGNITGEEMTRRVWEGVVRGGYVGHGETYMHPKDILWWAHGGELHGTSYHRIGFLKRIIEEVPGNIQPIENTTEINPYWDVAVGSVGEDYYIFYFGFNQPSFRTFNMPKDKEYYVDIIDTWNMTIKRLPGLYSGDFRIDLPGKQYIAVRMIKAG, encoded by the coding sequence GTGAACAATTTTGTAGAAAAATGGGGTTTATTTGAGGCAAGTTTTGAAGGACCAAGAAATGGAAACCCATATATTGATGTAAATTTTGAGGCAATTTTTAAACATGAAGAAATTTTGATAAAGGTTAATGGTTTTTATGATGGAGATGGAATATATAAAGTAAGATTTATGCCGAATATTTTAGGAGAGTGGACATTTATTACTGAAAGTAATGTATCATCTTTAAGGGGGCTTAGTGGCAGCTTTGTATGTGTTGAACCTTCAAAGAAAAATCATGGACATGTAAGAGTAAAAGATAAGTTTTATTTCGAATATTCAGATGGTACGCCATACTATCCATTTGGGACAACCTGCTATGCATGGATACACCAACAATTAGAACTTCAAGAGAAGACATTGGAAACCTTAAAAAGATCGCCATTTAATAAATTGCGTATGTGCGTCTTTCCTAAACATTATGATTATAATCACAATGAGCCCATATTATATCCGTTTGAAGGTTCTTTAGACAAAGGTTTTGATTTTTCTAAATACAATCCGGAATTTTTCAGACATTTGGAAAAGAGAATACTTGATTTGCAGGAGATTGGCATAGAATGCGATCTAATTCTTTTTCATCCTTATGATAGATGGGGTTTTAGTAAGATGGGTGTTGAAAATGATGATAGATATGTCAAATATATTGTTTCTAGGCTATCATCCTTTAGAAATATTTGGTGGTCAATGGCTAATGAATATGATTTGATGGAATTTCTTAAGATGAAAAATCATGAAGATTGGGATAGATTAGCAAAAATAGTACAAGAAAATGATCTGTATGGACATTTAATGTCGATCCACAATTGGAAAAAAATTTATGATTTTAATAAACAATGGGTTACTCATTGTAGTATTCAACGTATAGATGTATACAAAACATCAGAGAACACTGATGAGTGGAGAAGACATTTTAATAAACCAATAGTTATAGATGAGTGTGCATATGAAGGTAATATAGAACATGGGTGGGGAAATATAACTGGCGAAGAAATGACAAGAAGAGTATGGGAAGGAGTTGTGAGAGGAGGTTATGTTGGACATGGTGAAACATATATGCATCCGAAAGATATATTATGGTGGGCACATGGTGGTGAACTTCATGGAACAAGCTATCATAGGATTGGATTTTTAAAAAGAATAATTGAAGAAGTTCCAGGAAATATTCAACCTATAGAAAATACAACTGAAATTAATCCTTATTGGGATGTCGCTGTAGGATCAGTTGGAGAAGATTACTACATATTTTATTTTGGTTTTAATCAACCTTCATTCAGAACATTTAATATGCCAAAAGATAAAGAATATTACGTTGATATTATAGATACTTGGAATATGACAATAAAAAGATTGCCAGGATTATATAGTGGAGATTTTCGCATAGATCTTCCGGGAAAACAGTATATTGCAGTTAGAATGATAAAAGCAGGTTGA
- a CDS encoding extracellular solute-binding protein, whose protein sequence is MRKAVGIKFLTLALIMTIVFSFSACGNKTSTNNNSKSSSSSEKITIKLADTYTGSDSKAAYFQAELKKFMAEHPEINLVQETAAGDELRNKIKVELAANNLPDVFTYWGGSILKPLVVDKKVLNIDEYLKVSKSLKKSDFSDGAWAFYTYNGVPYGIPTEGYVSALVANKKLFAEYNLQYPKTEQDLLNVAKVFNQHGIVPLAVGSKGGNPSHFYFSELYNQLPNGTQEIEDLTSSYKFNTANALKVAQIIDEQRKAGVFPKDTVANGDWTPSAELYNSEKAAMTYLYPWTMGLIKPEIAANSVIIDMPKIDGATKDPSTFVSSSAVFGLVINNDSFHDPKKQKAIVELVDFLTSDEMFKELAKGGMVPAKNIPNMDRSVYPTLLKDALDRADKLEKVPSHFNTFPDDNSFTVFQNTLDSLWAGAISPQGFVDKVQKALDSAKASK, encoded by the coding sequence GTGAGAAAGGCAGTTGGTATTAAGTTTTTGACATTAGCATTAATAATGACAATTGTATTTTCTTTTTCAGCATGCGGTAATAAGACATCAACAAATAATAATTCAAAAAGTAGCAGTAGCAGTGAAAAAATTACGATTAAATTAGCTGATACTTATACAGGTTCAGATTCAAAAGCAGCTTATTTTCAAGCGGAATTAAAAAAATTTATGGCTGAACATCCAGAAATAAATCTTGTTCAAGAAACTGCGGCGGGTGATGAGCTAAGGAATAAAATAAAAGTTGAGTTGGCTGCTAATAATTTGCCTGATGTTTTTACTTATTGGGGTGGTTCAATTTTAAAACCATTAGTTGTTGATAAAAAAGTTTTAAATATTGATGAATATTTAAAAGTAAGCAAATCATTAAAAAAATCAGACTTTAGCGATGGAGCTTGGGCTTTTTATACTTATAACGGTGTTCCGTATGGTATTCCGACTGAGGGGTATGTTTCTGCATTAGTTGCAAACAAAAAATTGTTCGCAGAATATAATTTGCAATATCCTAAAACTGAACAAGATCTTCTTAATGTAGCAAAAGTTTTTAATCAGCATGGAATTGTGCCGTTAGCAGTTGGTAGCAAGGGAGGAAACCCTTCACATTTCTATTTTAGTGAGCTATATAATCAACTTCCAAATGGAACACAAGAAATCGAGGATTTGACTTCAAGCTATAAATTTAATACAGCTAATGCTTTGAAAGTAGCTCAAATTATAGATGAGCAACGTAAAGCAGGTGTTTTTCCGAAAGATACTGTAGCAAATGGTGATTGGACTCCGTCGGCAGAGTTATACAACAGTGAAAAAGCTGCTATGACCTATCTATATCCATGGACGATGGGTCTTATAAAACCAGAAATTGCAGCTAATTCTGTAATAATAGACATGCCAAAAATAGATGGCGCTACAAAGGATCCATCTACTTTTGTTAGTTCAAGTGCAGTATTTGGCCTTGTTATTAACAACGATTCATTTCATGATCCAAAAAAGCAAAAGGCAATTGTAGAATTAGTCGACTTTTTGACGTCTGATGAAATGTTCAAAGAATTAGCTAAAGGAGGAATGGTTCCGGCAAAGAATATTCCTAATATGGATAGAAGTGTATATCCTACGCTGTTAAAAGATGCTCTTGACCGTGCTGATAAATTGGAAAAAGTGCCTTCTCATTTTAATACATTCCCAGATGATAATTCATTTACAGTTTTCCAAAATACGTTGGATAGTTTATGGGCAGGTGCGATTTCGCCACAAGGTTTTGTTGATAAGGTTCAAAAAGCTTTAGACAGTGCTAAAGCTAGCAAGTAA
- a CDS encoding carbohydrate ABC transporter permease yields the protein MKNSVLNNIETNTKNIIFNIVKYFVVISFAMMSLFPFVWMVINAFKDNTQIYSSPFSLPKTFNFTNFIQAWYTANIGTYYFNSIIIAFSSVAVIIVLASMSSYILAMVRPNKFLYTYFTLGIMVPIHAMLIPTFIILRKFGLLNTRTGLAIVYSAAGLSLSIFILVGFMKGIPKEIEEAATIDGAGIFRRFFSIILPMSKTGIATIGTLAFINTWNDFLYAQVLISNQTLMTLTQGIYFLQGQYSTDYGLMSAGLVLAVIPVTIIYVLFQEQVVKGMTAGAVKG from the coding sequence ATGAAAAATTCTGTTTTAAACAATATAGAAACGAATACAAAAAATATAATTTTTAACATCGTAAAATATTTTGTTGTTATATCATTTGCCATGATGTCATTATTTCCTTTTGTTTGGATGGTTATAAATGCTTTTAAAGATAATACTCAAATTTATTCTTCGCCATTTTCTCTGCCTAAGACATTTAATTTTACTAACTTTATACAAGCATGGTATACTGCAAATATAGGTACTTATTATTTTAACAGTATTATTATAGCTTTTTCATCAGTTGCAGTAATAATTGTACTTGCCTCTATGTCTTCATATATATTGGCAATGGTAAGACCGAATAAATTTCTTTATACTTATTTTACACTTGGGATAATGGTTCCAATACATGCAATGCTTATACCTACATTTATTATACTAAGAAAATTTGGTTTGTTAAATACTAGAACAGGCCTTGCCATTGTATATTCTGCTGCAGGTCTTTCACTAAGCATTTTTATATTAGTAGGTTTTATGAAAGGTATTCCCAAAGAAATAGAAGAAGCAGCGACAATTGATGGTGCGGGTATATTTAGAAGATTTTTTAGCATTATATTGCCGATGTCAAAGACAGGTATAGCTACAATTGGGACATTAGCATTTATCAATACTTGGAATGATTTTTTATATGCTCAGGTGCTCATTTCAAATCAAACTTTAATGACATTAACACAAGGTATATATTTTTTACAAGGTCAGTATTCTACTGATTATGGATTAATGAGTGCAGGTTTAGTTTTAGCGGTTATTCCGGTGACAATTATTTATGTTTTATTCCAGGAACAAGTGGTAAAAGGAATGACAGCAGGAGCTGTAAAAGGATAA
- a CDS encoding sugar ABC transporter permease → MKKESNANISVFILPTLAIYTLLIIVPIVFSIYYGMTDWDGIGKQTFIGISNFLNIFKDTDFLISFKNTIIVTLISILLQIPIGLVISFLLSRGIKFYKTFRAIYFLPVVIAPIAIGLMFSLIFNGQIGALNSLLKDIGLQSFQKAWLSDPKVVLYAVMTPQVWQFIGLYIIIFIAAIQNIPEEIFESAEIDGASSITIFFRIVIPMLWDVIKISIILCFTGSLKSFDYSWIMTQGGPGVSSSYLGVYMFKSAFINTKFGIGSATAIVILATSLIFTVIFQKIASRDIYE, encoded by the coding sequence ATGAAAAAAGAATCTAATGCAAATATTTCAGTATTTATTTTGCCAACTTTAGCAATTTATACATTACTTATTATTGTTCCAATAGTATTTTCTATATATTATGGTATGACTGACTGGGATGGCATTGGAAAACAAACATTTATTGGGATCAGCAATTTTTTAAATATTTTCAAAGATACTGATTTTTTGATTTCTTTTAAAAATACAATAATAGTCACACTTATATCAATTTTGTTACAAATACCTATAGGATTAGTCATATCATTTTTGCTAAGTAGGGGAATTAAATTTTATAAAACTTTCAGGGCTATATATTTTCTTCCAGTTGTAATTGCACCTATTGCAATAGGATTAATGTTTAGTTTGATATTTAATGGTCAAATTGGCGCTTTAAATAGTCTACTCAAAGACATTGGATTGCAAAGTTTTCAAAAAGCATGGCTATCTGACCCAAAAGTTGTGTTATATGCTGTAATGACACCACAAGTATGGCAATTTATTGGCTTGTATATAATTATATTTATAGCAGCCATTCAAAATATTCCTGAAGAAATTTTTGAAAGTGCTGAAATAGATGGGGCGTCATCGATAACAATTTTCTTTAGGATAGTAATTCCTATGTTATGGGATGTAATAAAAATATCTATTATCTTATGCTTTACAGGTTCTTTAAAATCTTTTGATTATTCATGGATAATGACTCAGGGTGGGCCAGGAGTAAGTTCGTCATATTTAGGAGTATACATGTTCAAATCTGCATTCATAAACACTAAATTTGGTATAGGCAGTGCAACTGCAATTGTTATTTTAGCTACATCGCTGATTTTTACAGTAATATTTCAGAAAATAGCTTCAAGAGATATATATGAATAA
- a CDS encoding L-fucose/L-arabinose isomerase family protein translates to MEDRVKIGFLPTRRNVFSKEDALKYKNLTRNKIENYNIDIIDIEDINDEGLLADNADDIKKVIYKFKNENVDAVFVPHCNFGTEDAVAKVTKEINKPLLLWGPRDEAPLDDGMRLRDTQCGLFATGKILRRFNVPFSYLVNSYLDDLSFERGFKNFISVANVLKKFNNLKILQISTRPEGFWTMIYNEGELLERFGIQITPVTLKDVEQKTLFVEREDSTELKMTMEFIKSKFDCTEVSESDVKRVAAFKVALNRLIKEKDCSAVAIQCWTALQVSLGIMPCLVNGLLTDEGIPVTCETDVHGAISAVIAQAASMNSAVPFFADLTIRHPENENGELLFHCGNFPPSLCSIDNKPKFKHHFLFESHAPGTAEFEIKGGDISIVRFDGDHGEYSLLLGKAKGIKGPYTRGTYLWVEVNDWPMWEEKLVKGPYVHHCVGIHHDVIPVLYEACNFIPGLRPDPIDPTEQEIKEFLRGK, encoded by the coding sequence ATGGAGGATCGAGTAAAAATAGGTTTTTTACCTACACGACGAAATGTTTTTAGTAAAGAAGACGCTCTTAAATATAAAAATTTAACAAGAAATAAAATAGAGAATTATAATATTGACATTATTGATATTGAAGATATTAATGATGAAGGATTATTAGCAGATAATGCAGATGACATAAAAAAAGTAATTTATAAATTCAAAAATGAAAACGTTGATGCTGTTTTTGTACCGCATTGCAATTTTGGTACAGAAGACGCTGTTGCTAAAGTCACGAAAGAAATAAATAAACCATTGCTGCTTTGGGGACCAAGAGATGAAGCACCGCTTGATGATGGAATGCGCCTTAGAGATACTCAGTGTGGTTTATTCGCAACTGGAAAGATACTGCGGAGATTTAATGTGCCATTTTCTTATTTAGTAAATAGTTATTTGGATGATTTATCTTTTGAAAGAGGATTTAAAAATTTTATTTCCGTAGCGAACGTTTTAAAGAAATTTAATAACCTTAAAATATTGCAAATTTCAACGAGACCAGAAGGTTTTTGGACGATGATCTACAATGAAGGCGAATTATTAGAACGTTTTGGCATTCAAATTACTCCTGTCACTTTAAAAGATGTTGAACAAAAGACTTTGTTTGTTGAGAGAGAAGATAGCACCGAATTAAAAATGACAATGGAATTTATAAAATCAAAATTTGATTGTACTGAAGTAAGCGAATCAGATGTTAAAAGAGTAGCAGCCTTTAAAGTTGCATTAAATAGATTAATAAAAGAAAAAGATTGTTCTGCAGTTGCTATACAGTGCTGGACTGCATTACAAGTGAGTTTAGGAATCATGCCTTGTTTAGTAAATGGATTATTAACTGATGAAGGTATTCCTGTCACATGTGAAACAGATGTTCATGGAGCAATAAGTGCAGTAATAGCTCAGGCGGCATCAATGAATTCTGCAGTTCCATTTTTTGCAGACCTTACAATAAGACATCCAGAAAATGAAAATGGAGAGTTGCTATTTCACTGTGGGAATTTTCCTCCATCTCTGTGTTCTATAGATAATAAACCTAAATTTAAGCATCACTTCTTATTTGAATCGCATGCACCTGGTACGGCTGAATTCGAAATCAAAGGTGGGGATATCTCTATAGTAAGATTTGATGGTGATCATGGAGAATATTCTTTGCTTTTAGGGAAAGCTAAAGGAATTAAAGGACCTTACACAAGAGGTACATACCTATGGGTTGAGGTAAATGATTGGCCAATGTGGGAAGAAAAATTAGTAAAAGGTCCGTACGTTCACCACTGTGTAGGAATACACCACGACGTCATTCCAGTTTTGTATGAAGCATGCAATTTTATCCCTGGTTTGAGACCAGATCCTATTGATCCAACAGAACAGGAAATAAAAGAATTTTTAAGAGGTAAATGA
- a CDS encoding LacI family DNA-binding transcriptional regulator, which translates to MVRINISDIASIVGVSPATVSNALNGKSGVSEETRQKIIKIAKEYGYFKDNIFNTLQKTIRFIMYKKHGFVVCDTPFFTSLIEGITKESKAQGYELLISHVNYNEKDNKELIEIIEKDYSEGILILATEMTNDDLMMIKNVNVPVVMLDSYFKNSDFDSVLINNSEAAYKATEYLIMNGHTNVGYLHSSVYINNFYYRRRGYLEALSDYALKADKKFEFALEPTAEGSYRDMSLYLKQKNITLPTAFFADNDIIAFGAMRALKESGVKIPEDVSIIGFDDMPFCEISTPKLTTLKVFKQEMGKAAVKRLIDKIKGNDDSVQKIEINTQLVVRESVLKIN; encoded by the coding sequence GTGGTTAGAATTAATATCTCAGATATTGCATCAATAGTTGGAGTATCTCCTGCAACAGTTTCAAATGCACTTAATGGTAAAAGTGGCGTAAGTGAAGAAACAAGGCAGAAAATAATAAAAATTGCTAAAGAGTATGGTTATTTTAAAGATAATATTTTTAATACTTTACAAAAAACTATAAGATTTATAATGTACAAAAAGCATGGTTTTGTCGTTTGTGATACGCCATTTTTTACTTCTCTTATAGAAGGTATAACTAAGGAATCTAAAGCACAAGGATACGAATTATTAATATCGCATGTAAATTACAATGAGAAAGATAACAAAGAATTGATAGAAATCATTGAAAAGGATTATTCTGAAGGTATATTGATTTTGGCTACAGAAATGACAAACGATGATTTAATGATGATAAAAAATGTTAATGTTCCAGTTGTTATGCTTGATAGTTATTTTAAAAATAGCGATTTTGATTCTGTTTTAATAAACAATTCAGAGGCAGCTTATAAAGCTACAGAATATCTTATTATGAATGGACATACTAATGTAGGATATCTTCATAGTTCGGTTTATATCAACAATTTTTATTATAGGCGAAGAGGTTATTTAGAAGCTTTATCAGATTATGCATTAAAGGCTGATAAAAAGTTTGAGTTTGCTTTGGAGCCAACGGCAGAAGGTTCATATCGCGATATGTCTTTATATCTAAAGCAAAAGAATATAACATTGCCAACAGCGTTTTTTGCTGATAATGATATTATTGCTTTTGGGGCAATGAGAGCATTGAAAGAAAGCGGCGTAAAAATACCAGAAGATGTTTCGATTATAGGTTTTGATGATATGCCCTTTTGTGAAATTTCTACTCCCAAGTTGACTACACTAAAAGTATTTAAACAAGAAATGGGTAAAGCTGCTGTTAAGAGGTTAATTGATAAAATAAAAGGAAATGATGACAGTGTACAAAAAATTGAAATTAATACACAGTTAGTAGTAAGAGAAAGTGTATTAAAAATTAATTAA
- a CDS encoding transketolase C-terminal domain-containing protein, with product MNKISNKEVISNVLLKEAEVDKDIVVLSSDSRGSSSTSSFAEKYPRQFVEVGIAEQNLVGIAAGLASVGKKPFITSPACFLTMRSIEQVKLDVAYSRMNVKIIGVSGGVSYGALGMSHHSLQDIAVMRAIPDINIIIPADRYETEKMMSSLLDYEGPVYVRVGRNPVEDVYSDLDYDYEIGKAVVMRQGNDITIIATGETVKIAVDASDKLREEGIGCRVLNMHTIKPLDEEAIVKAAHETGRIITIEEHSIFGGLGAAVAEVVVQNKPVPMKILGIPDEPAIAGNSKQIFDYYGLSVSNLYDVSMSLLK from the coding sequence ATGAACAAAATATCAAATAAAGAAGTTATTAGCAATGTATTATTAAAAGAAGCTGAAGTAGATAAGGATATTGTTGTATTATCAAGTGATTCGAGAGGGTCTTCATCTACATCGAGCTTTGCTGAAAAATATCCAAGACAGTTTGTAGAAGTAGGAATTGCGGAGCAGAATTTGGTAGGTATAGCTGCAGGATTAGCATCAGTAGGTAAGAAACCATTTATAACTTCGCCTGCATGTTTTTTGACAATGAGAAGTATAGAGCAGGTAAAACTTGATGTGGCTTATTCACGAATGAATGTAAAGATTATAGGTGTAAGTGGTGGAGTTAGTTATGGAGCATTGGGTATGTCACATCATTCTTTACAGGATATAGCTGTGATGAGAGCTATACCAGATATTAATATCATTATACCTGCTGATAGGTATGAAACTGAGAAAATGATGTCAAGCTTATTAGATTATGAAGGACCTGTTTATGTAAGGGTAGGCAGAAACCCAGTAGAAGATGTTTACAGTGATTTAGATTATGATTATGAAATCGGGAAAGCAGTTGTTATGAGACAGGGGAATGACATAACGATAATTGCAACAGGAGAAACAGTAAAAATAGCAGTTGATGCATCTGACAAATTAAGAGAAGAAGGTATAGGTTGTCGGGTTTTAAACATGCATACTATTAAACCACTTGATGAAGAAGCTATTGTAAAAGCAGCACATGAAACTGGTCGCATTATCACAATAGAGGAACATAGCATATTTGGTGGTTTAGGTGCTGCTGTAGCTGAAGTAGTGGTACAAAATAAACCAGTGCCAATGAAGATATTAGGCATACCAGATGAACCAGCCATAGCAGGGAATAGCAAACAAATTTTTGACTATTATGGTTTATCAGTATCAAATTTATACGATGTTTCAATGTCATTACTTAAATAG